The Phragmites australis chromosome 15, lpPhrAust1.1, whole genome shotgun sequence genome window below encodes:
- the LOC133891897 gene encoding subtilisin-like protease SBT1.8 has protein sequence MASMVTRLLHHLTMFLLLAQLTESALIPKIKNHPEPEIKPQPSNTYIVHANHLAKPAHFATLEHWYHSMVATHSPRPANTGGRILYTYDTVMHGFAVQLTGDEAQRMSTAPGVAGVYEDRLLYPQTTRSPGFIGLDPRNGAWNETDFGDGVIIGVIDTGIWPESASFNGSGLGPVRPSWRGKCVDADDFNASLCNNKLVGAKAFRAAADAKAGSKSSGTVPSPRDKVGHGTHVASTAAGAEVRDAGLYMFSRGTSWGMAPKARIAMYKACDLGCSGADIVAAIDAAVKDGVDIISMSLGGYPRSFHSDVIAIATFGAERKGIFVVLAGGNDGPGASTVSNSAPWMATVGAATVDRLFPANLTLGNGVVLAGQSLYDMQAKGTGMIQLLVSTDCFMEYTNWTPDKVMGKIMVCMDGGNDALGIILQNAGGVGIVVVEPSEWSRDGTTAFAFTLPGLTLSYTAGEKLRAYTTSVPKPVASFSFGCETVTAENRAPVVTGFSSRGPNPVVPELLKPDVVAPGANILAAWSGGSSLSPGIPNLDGRRASYHIISGTSMACPHVAGIAALIKKKYPSWTPAMIRSALMTTASTLDNRDRDILDNGVIDDRRDDVMVATPLVAGAGHVRPQLALDPGLVYDAGERDYVDFLCALNYTAEQLRLFVPDFVKCTRTLIGGPSGLNYPSFVVIFDSRTDVRTLTRTVKKVSEMDETYNVTVRAPEHVKVTVTPTILEFKEHMETRSYTVEFRNEAGGHAKAGWDFGHIIWENKNHRVRSPVAFHWKN, from the coding sequence ATGGCGTCCATGGTCACCAGGCTCTTGCACCACTTAACAATGTTCCTCCTCCTCGCACAGCTCACCGAGTCAGCTCTCATCCCAAAGATCAAGAACCACCCTGAGCCTGAGATCAAGCCTCAGCCGTCGAACACCTACATCGTCCATGCCAACCACCTCGCCAAGCCGGCACACTTCGCCACCCTCGAGCACTGGTACCATTCCATGGTGGCCACCCACTCCCCTCGGCCCGCCAACACCGGCGGCCGCATCTTGTACACCTACGACACCGTCATGCACGGCTTCGCCGTCCAGCTCACTGGAGACGAGGCCCAGCGCATGTCGACCGCCCCCGGCGTCGCCGGCGTGTACGAGGACAGGTTGCTCTACCCTCAGACAACGAGGTCGCCGGGGTTCATCGGCCTCGACCCGAGGAACGGCGCCTGGAACGAGACGGACTTCGGCGACGGCGTCATCATTGGCGTCATCGACACCGGCATATGGCCGGAGAGCGCGAGCTTCAACGGCAGCGGGCTCGGCCCCGTGCGGCCGAGCTGGAGAGGCAAGTGCGTCGACGCCGACGACTTCAACGCCAGCTTGTGCAACAACAAGCTGGTAGGCGCCAAGGCCTTCAGAGCGGCCGCGGACGCAAAGGCGGGAAGCAAGAGCAGCGGTACTGTCCCCTCCCCGAGGGACAAGGTCGGACACGGAACGCACGTGGCCTCGACGGCCGCCGGCGCGGAGGTCCGCGACGCTGGCCTGTACATGTTCTCGCGGGGGACCTCATGGGGCATGGCGCCCAAGGCGAGGATTGCCATGTACAAGGCGTGTGACCTCGGCTGCTCTGGGGCGGACATCGTCGCAGCGATCGATGCCGCGGTAAAGGATGGCGTGGACATCATTTCCATGTCCCTCGGAGGCTATCCGCGCTCCTTCCACAGCGACGTCATCGCGATCGCCACGTTTGGTGCGGAACGCAAAGGCATCTTCGTCGTCCTCGCGGGCGGCAACGATGGCCCGGGAGCATCTACGGTGAGCAACTCGGCTCCGTGGATGGCCACCGTAGGCGCCGCCACTGTGGACCGGCTGTTCCCGGCGAATCTCACGCTCGGGAACGGTGTCGTGCTCGCCGGACAATCCCTTTATGACATGCAGGCCAAGGGAACCGGCATGATCCAGCTACTAGTGTCCACAGATTGCTTCATGGAGTATACGAACTGGACGCCCGACAAGGTCATGGGAAAGATCATGGTGTGCATGGACGGAGGAAACGACGCGTTGGGCATTATCTTGCAGAACGCTGGTGGAGTAGGGATAGTTGTTGTGGAGCCTTCTGAGTGGTCTCGAGATGGTACCACGGCCTTCGCCTTCACCCTTCCGGGTCTCACGCTCAGCTACACCGCCGGCGAGAAGCTCAGGGCCTACACGACCTCGGTACCCAAACCGGTGGCGTCATTCAGCTTCGGCTGTGAGACGGTCACTGCCGAGAACCGGGCGCCGGTGGTGACGGGCTTCTCGTCGCGGGGCCCCAACCCGGTCGTCCCTGAGCTCCTCAAGCCCGACGTCGTCGCGCCGGGAGCGAACATTCTTGCGGCCTGGTCGGGCGGCTCCTCTCTGTCTCCCGGAATTCCCAACCTCGACGGGAGGAGAGCCAGCTACCACATCATCTCGGGGACATCCATGGCGTGCCCGCACGTCGCCGGCATCGCGGCGCTGATCAAGAAAAAGTACCCCAGCTGGACGCCGGCCATGATACGGTCGGCGCTGATGACGACCGCCTCTACGCTCGACAACAGAGACCGGGACATCCTCGACAACGGGGTCATCGACGACCGCCGCGACGACGTCATGGTCGCGACGCCGCTGGTGGCCGGGGCCGGGCACGTCCGCCCGCAGCTCGCGCTGGACCCGGGCCTGGTCTACGACGCCGGCGAGCGTGACTACGTCGACTTCCTGTGTGCCCTGAACTACACCGCGGAGCAGCTCCGCCTGTTCGTGCCCGACTTCGTCAAATGCACGAGGACGCTCATCGGCGGCCCCTCCGGCCTCAACTACCCGTCGTTCGTGGTGATCTTCGACAGCCGCACCGACGTCCGCACACTGACGCGGACGGTGAAAAAGGTGTCGGAGATGGACGAGACGTACAATGTCACCGTCAGGGCGCCGGAGCACGTGAAGGTGACCGTCACGCCGACGATCCTGGAGTTCAAGGAGCACATGGAGACGAGGAGCTACACTGTGGAGTTCAGAAACGAAGCCGGAGGACACGCAAAGGCAGGGTGGGACTTTGGGCACATCATATGGGAGAACAAGAACCATCGAGTCAGGAGCCCGGTGGCTTTCCATTGGAAGAACTGA
- the LOC133892813 gene encoding uncharacterized protein LOC133892813 has protein sequence MVNMRDNEYTNEAHFDEPLGRVPILSYGSGHMLNDITSSCWFTYLLVFLTDVGLSPSDAAVVMLSGQLADGFTTIFVGELIDRFGHFKLWHAGGSILVAISFSSVFGSCVPCKLTGTNSSTLETVGYSAFAAIFNVGWAVTQVAHMSMVNCMTSNPTSRVSLVSCRNAFTMVANLSLYGIALLIFTQLQSVNVIVQYRWIAYVSISLGSCFVIFFLIGTKEPGSNQHSEDKSLSRISWAYWFKKVLYYQVALVYTLTRLVTNVSQALLAFYVINDLEMHQSSKALVPAIIYICSLIVSVVLQETRWSSWRLKVYFSAGAALWILSGLGIVVLPSRMHNFMYAISIIIGAANALMTVTSISMEGVLVGEDLNGCAFVYGSLSFVDKVSCGLALYVLESYQGSTNIKSNLGMAFGFSVTRLGLGLVPAVCSVLSAIVAYTMDLPDTRRRPLVEPLLA, from the exons ATGGTTAATATGAGGGACAATGAGTATACAAATGAAGCTCATTTTGATGAGCCTTTAGGGAGAGTGCCGATACTTTCATATGGTTCTGGGCATATGCTTAATGACATCACATCATCTTGTTGGTTCACCTATTTGCTGGTGTTCTTGACAGATGTGGGACTTAGTCCAAG CGATGCTGCTGTTGTCATGCTTTCTGGACAATTGGCGGATGGCTTCACAACAATCTTTGTTGGGGAATTG ATCGATCGTTTTGGCCATTTCAAACTGTGGCATGCAGGAGGTTCTATTTTAGTGGCAATTTCCTTCTCATCTGTTTTTGGTAGCTGTGTGCCTTGCAAACTTACGGGGACTAATTCATCTACTCTGGAGACTGTTGGATACAGCGCATTTGCTGCTATTTTTAATGTTGGTTGGGCAGTTACTCAAGTCGCTCACAT GTCAATGGTGAACTGCATGACATCAAATCCAACTAGCCGGGTTTCACTTGTAAGCTGTCGTAATGCCTTCACAATG GTTGCAAATCTTAGCCTGTATGGCATTGCTTTGCTGATATTTACTCAATTGCAGTCAGTGAACGTAATAGTTCAG TATCGGTGGATTGCTTACGTGTCCATTTCCCTCGGATCTTgttttgtcatcttcttcttaatTGGAACAAAAGAGCCAGG GTCAAATCAGCATTCTGAGGATAAGAGCCTTTCCAGAATTTCATGGGCCTACTGGTTCAAGAAAGTATTGTACTACCAAGTTGCTCTGGTCTATACTCTTACTAGATTGGTGACGAATGTTTCACAG GCACTTCTTGCTTTCTATGTGATAAATGATTTAGAAATGCACCAATCCTCCAAAGCATTG gtaCCTGCTATTATCTACATCTGCAGCTTGATAGTATCTGTGGTATTGCAG GAGACTAGATGGTCAAGTTGGCGCCTCAAGGTTTATTTTTCAGCTGGAGCAGCGCTATGGATATTGTCAGGTCTTGGAATTGTTGTTCTACCAAGCAGAATGCACAACTTCATGTATGCCATTTCAATCATAATAGGAGCAGCCAATGCACTTATGACA GTAACAAGTATCAGCATGGAAGGTGTTTTAGTAGGAGAAGATCTAAATGGATGTGCTTTTGTGTATGGCTCATTAAGTTTTGTTGACAAAGTTTCATGTGGACTAGCTCTGTATGTACTCGAGTCCTATCAAG GAAGTACCAATATCAAATCGAATTTAGGAATGGCATTTGGCTTTTCAGTTACAAGACTTGGCCTGGGCTTAGTTCCAGCAGTCTGTTCAGTGCTTTCAGCGATAGTAGCTTATACTATGGACCTCCCTGATACTCGACGAAGACCTTTGGTGGAGCCTCTTCTGGCATAA